The DNA sequence TGATCGGGCGGTCCATGCCGCCCGCGGTGCTGGCCGTCGCCGCCGATCGGCTGCGGCCGCTCTGGGGGACGCTGCCCGCGGACGCGCTGCTCGGCGACGCCTGCGTCGACGTCTGGCCCGACCGGCTTCGCGACCCGGGCACCGCGGGCGTGCCGAAGGTGTTCCGGATGCGCCCGACGCCGTACGACCCGGACGTCCCGCTGCCGCCGCTCCCGGCCGACGGCTTCGCCTACCTCACGCTGGGCACGGTCGTCTTCGGCGCGACGGACGTGCTGCGCGGCGCGATCGCCGCGCTGTCGCGTCTGGACATTGACGTGCTGGTGGCGCTCGGTCCCGGCGACCCGGCCGCGCTGGGTCCGCTGCCGGACCGGGTGCGGGCCACCGGGTTCGTGCCGCAGGCCCGGGTCCTCGCGCACGCCGGCCTGGTCGTCCACCACGGCGGCACCGGCACGGTGCTCGCCTCGCTCGCCGCCGGCCTGCCGCAGCTGGTGCTGCCCCAGGGCGCCGACCAGTTCGCCAACGCCGAAACCCTCGAAACGCTCGGCGCGGCGAAGTCGCTGGTCGGCGCCGCGATCCGGATCCCCGCCGTCGAAGCCGCGGTCCGGACCCTGCTCGACGACCCGAAGCCGCGCGAGGTCGCGCGGGGCGTCGCGGCCGAGATCGCGGAAATGCCTTCGCCGGAACAGGTGCTCGGCGAGCTCGTCAGCTGGGCGGGTTGACCAGCGCCAGGATCTCGCGCGCGACGGAGTCGTTCTGGCGGAAGGACAAGGCGTTCGTCCGCGGCCGCGTGAACGCCGCCGCCGAGCGGGCGCTCGTGTGCGGTCCCACGGCGAAGCGGTGCGGGTGGGGCCGGCCGGTGCCGTCGAGCAGGCGGGAATCCGAGACGCGCGTGTGGATGCGGCCCGACGGCAGGTGCGCGCCGGTGACCGGGTCCGCCACCGTTTCCTCGGCCAGCTCGCCCGCGTCGCGCAGCTGCCGCAGCAGGCCGTCGGCCGCCCGGGTCACGCTCGGGCCGGGCAGCCGCGCTTCGACGAGCGTCCGGGCCTCGACGGTCCCCGGGAAACTGGCGCTGGCCGCGACGAAGGCGCCGCGCTCCGCCGTCACCTCCAGGTCCGCGCCCGCGAAGGAAACGATCCCCGCGTCGTGCAGCGCCAGCAGCTCCTCCAGCCGGCGCGGCGGCGGACCGCTCGCGTAGTAGGAGAAGAAGCCGTGGAACCAGCCGTCCATATCGGACACCTGGGAGGCCGCACCCAGCCGTCCTTTTTGGACCAACGCGGGCAGCTGGCTGTACACCGAAAGCAACGCCGTGAACGCACCCAGGTCGGCGCTGAACTCCTGGTCGGCGCGGCGCGCCAGGTCGCCTTCGACGTATTCGCGCAGCTCCTTGCCGAACTCCTCCGGCGTGCCGAACACGCGCCCCGCCATCGGGCGGTCGATGCGGTCGAGGTCGAGCCGGTCCGCTTCGGCGGGCACCGCCCGCGCGACGAGGTCGCGCATGCCCGGCGAATCCCAGTCCAGGTCGGCGAAAGCGTCCGCGAACACCGCGAAGTCCAGGCGCACCCGGTCCGGGTGGCCGGTGAACAGCTCGCTGTAGTAGCCCCAGGCCAGTTCCTTCGCGATCAGCGGCCAGACGTCGGCGCGGAAGTCCAGCGCGCCGGGTGCGCCGGCCAGCGCGTCGATGGCGTAGGCGTCGAAGAACCTGGGCAGCCGCGCCGGTTTCCCGCGCGGCCGGTAGCCGATCTTCGCGTGGTACGGGACACCGCGCCGCGAGCCGACGTGCAGGATCGGTTCGGCGCCGCTCGGGTGGTAGCGCAGTCCGCCGCAGGCCAGCTCCTCGAAGCGGCCGCCGCGCCCCTCGGTGAGCAGCAGCATCAGGTCGACGAACGCCAGCCCGAACCCCCGCACCAGCACCGTTTCGCCGGGGGCGATGGCGGAGTAGTCGACGTCGGCGGTGTAGCCGGCCGGGTAGTAGGCCAGCCCGTGCCGCGCGGCGAATGACACCAGCTCGCGCTCGCGGTCGTCCGGTTCCGCGTCGAGGTGCCCGACGGTGAACACCACGGCGTCCGCCCGCACGGCCGTCCCGTCGGACAGGCTGACGGTGTACCCGTCGACGCCGACCGCCCGCGCGGCGTGCTCGACCACGTCGACGCCGTCCGGGAGGTCCTCGACGACCGTCCGGTAGACCCAGGTCAGGTAGGCGCTCTGCAGGCGCCGGGTGGGGAAGTCGAAGGGGTCGAGCGCGGTCAGCTCGGCGACGACGTCGGGCGGGACCTCGGCGTCGAGGCCGCCGTCGCGGACCTTGCGGGCCCAGTCGAGCAGCGTCGGCCCCGGACGGACCGGGCCGGTCATCTGCACCGATTCGTCGGTGAACATCGTGACGTCCTCGGGCATGGAGTTCATGCGCAGGAGCGGTGACTGGTCGTAGCGCCACACGCGGCCGGGGCCGGGCGGGAAGGGGTCGATCAGGTGCACCTCGAGCCGCCGGCCGCCGAGCAGCTCCGCGGCGTTGGCACCGAGCCGTTCGAGGACGCCGACCCCACGGGGTCCGGCGCCCACGACGGCAAGGGTGAACGGCGGGAGATCGGCCACGAATCCGAAGCTACGCCGGGGTTGCCGCCGGAAACGGCCTTCC is a window from the Amycolatopsis sp. cg9 genome containing:
- a CDS encoding glycosyltransferase, whose amino-acid sequence is MRILFTCRPAYGHLFPLLPLANAAAEAGHEVVFGTGEAFVPKVRDLGFAVHRAGISIGAAEAEAKRRHGEDAGFLDLGITMFAELLPNSLLDDLTPLLPRLRPDLVVYEMSDVGAAIAARRAGVPAVSVVIGRSMPPAVLAVAADRLRPLWGTLPADALLGDACVDVWPDRLRDPGTAGVPKVFRMRPTPYDPDVPLPPLPADGFAYLTLGTVVFGATDVLRGAIAALSRLDIDVLVALGPGDPAALGPLPDRVRATGFVPQARVLAHAGLVVHHGGTGTVLASLAAGLPQLVLPQGADQFANAETLETLGAAKSLVGAAIRIPAVEAAVRTLLDDPKPREVARGVAAEIAEMPSPEQVLGELVSWAG
- a CDS encoding FAD/NAD(P)-binding protein translates to MADLPPFTLAVVGAGPRGVGVLERLGANAAELLGGRRLEVHLIDPFPPGPGRVWRYDQSPLLRMNSMPEDVTMFTDESVQMTGPVRPGPTLLDWARKVRDGGLDAEVPPDVVAELTALDPFDFPTRRLQSAYLTWVYRTVVEDLPDGVDVVEHAARAVGVDGYTVSLSDGTAVRADAVVFTVGHLDAEPDDRERELVSFAARHGLAYYPAGYTADVDYSAIAPGETVLVRGFGLAFVDLMLLLTEGRGGRFEELACGGLRYHPSGAEPILHVGSRRGVPYHAKIGYRPRGKPARLPRFFDAYAIDALAGAPGALDFRADVWPLIAKELAWGYYSELFTGHPDRVRLDFAVFADAFADLDWDSPGMRDLVARAVPAEADRLDLDRIDRPMAGRVFGTPEEFGKELREYVEGDLARRADQEFSADLGAFTALLSVYSQLPALVQKGRLGAASQVSDMDGWFHGFFSYYASGPPPRRLEELLALHDAGIVSFAGADLEVTAERGAFVAASASFPGTVEARTLVEARLPGPSVTRAADGLLRQLRDAGELAEETVADPVTGAHLPSGRIHTRVSDSRLLDGTGRPHPHRFAVGPHTSARSAAAFTRPRTNALSFRQNDSVAREILALVNPPS